A stretch of Eubalaena glacialis isolate mEubGla1 chromosome 10, mEubGla1.1.hap2.+ XY, whole genome shotgun sequence DNA encodes these proteins:
- the LOC133099644 gene encoding olfactory receptor 10V1 has product MEEINKTAKIQFFFRPFSADPKVQVVIFVAFLVMYLTSLGGNAIIAVIVKINHSLHTPMYFFLANLAVLEIFYTSSIAPLALANLLSMGKTPVSITGCGTQMFFFVFLGGVDCVLLAVMAYDRFIAICYPLRYTLIMSWPLCAELMVASLVLGFLLSLPLTILIFHLPFCNNSEIYHFYCDMPAVMRLACADTYVHQTALYIISFIVLSIPLSVISISYVFIMVAVLQIQSAEGHHRVFSTCSSHILVVLLQYGCTSFIYLSPSSSYSPEMDRVVSVVYTFITPILNPLIYSMRNKELKDAIRRALSKF; this is encoded by the coding sequence atggaagaaataaataaaactgcaaaGATACAATTCTTCTTTCGTCCATTCTCAGCTGACCCAAAGGTACAGGTGGTGATTTTTGTGGCCTTCCTGGTGATGTACCTGACCAGCCTCGGTGGAAATGCCATCATTGCAGTTATTGTCAAGATCAACCACTCTCTCCACACCCCCATGTACTTTTTCCTGGCCAACTTGGCAGTTCTGGAAATCTTCTATACATCTTCCATCGCCCCACTGGCCTTGGCAAACCTTCTTTCAATGGGCAAAACTCCTGTTTCTATCACTGGATGTGGCAcccaaatgtttttctttgtcttcttgggTGGGGTTGATTGTGTCCTGCTTGCAGTCATGGCTTATGACCGGTTTATAGCAATCTGCTACCCTCTACGATACACCCTCATCATGAGCTGGCCCTTGTGTGCGGAGTTGATGGTAGCATCCCTGGTACTGGGGTTCCTGCTGTCGCTACCACTGACTATTTTAATCTTCCATCTCCCATTCTGCAACAACAGCGAAATCTACCACTTCTACTGTGACATGCCTGCCGTCATGCGCCTGGCTTGTGCAGACACGTACGTTCACCAAACTGCTCTGTATATCATCAGCTTCATCGTCCTAAGCATCCCCCTCTCAGTGATCTCCATCTCCTACGTCTTCATCATGGTAGCCGTTTTACAGATCCAGTCAGCAGAAGGGCACCACCGAGTCTTCTCCACCTGCTCCTCTCACATCTTAGTGGTCCTCCTGCAGTATGGCTGCACCAGCTTTATATACTTGTCCCCCAGTTCCAGCTACTCTCCTGAGATGGACCGGGTGGTGTCTGTGGTCTACACTTTTATCACTCCCATTTTAAACCCCTTGATCTATAGTATGAGGAACAAGGAATTGAAAGATGCCATAAGGAGGGCACTAAGCAAGTTCTAG